One genomic window of Punica granatum isolate Tunisia-2019 chromosome 1, ASM765513v2, whole genome shotgun sequence includes the following:
- the LOC116187765 gene encoding uncharacterized protein LOC116187765, which yields MANSRKPNSGCFSSIVRHLLCRNSIPTYPSTELDHAPVQKEERDKRGSHGEEVVASSSDRPGIVARLMGLETLPADFAWAPKFKKSPNSVPRSRSVNFMDYLLEIDLSHVPDPSHRRVRTSVSFRENVRQLPHCQSHDEDLLVLYLDDSENESKKEARAKSKSKSKRQESGLSNPKHMDKRRTRVGKERKVSKLGNEPKRVSKEEAQRGRRNGKQRGKLIQEKEVMAESKFTKKRREAKAAKRVTVVPIESDVISEASSPISVLDLDECVNELGTSTAQEDKDYNVNSSPKNNSSPPRMFLQPARVSDPFERRGSSAKQIYDPVSSTAYPETEYCLSVAVEVYRLTEEDIVKNSNWVNLNGKAEHFCELYEEISATIEHQVLDLVLEQLVGDLCAT from the exons ATGGCCAATTCCAGGAAGCCCAATTCTGGGTGTTTCTCGAGCATCGTGCGCCATCTGTTGTGTAGAAACAGCATTCCAACTTACCCGTCGACGGAGCTCGATCACGCACCTGTCCAGAAAGAAGAACGAGATAAGCGCGGAAGTCATGGTGAAGAAGTCGTGGCATCGTCATCTGATAGGCCTGGGATCGTTGCGAGGCTCATGGGCCTAGAGACGCTGCCGGCTGATTTTGCTTGGGCCCCGAAGTTCAAGAAGTCTCCGAATTCTGTCCCCCGGAGCAGGTCTGTGAACTTCATGGACTACTTGCTGGAGATCGACTTGAGCCATGTTCCTGATCCTAGTCATAGGAGGGTTCGGACTTCGGTCTCGTTCCGGGAGAATGTCCGGCAACTTCCACATTGCCAAAGCCACGACGAGGACCTCCTTGTTCTCTACTTGGATGACTCGGAGAACGAGTCAAAGAAGGAAGCGAGGGCGAAGTCGAAGTCGAAGTCGAAGCGACAGGAGTCGGGTCTCAGCAATCCGAAGCACATGGATAAGAGAAGGACGAGAGTCGGGAAAGAACGGAAAGTCTCGAAGCTGGGAAATGAGCCAAAAAGGGTAAGCAAGGAGGAGGCTCAGCGTGGGAGAAGAAATGGGAAGCAGAGAGGGAAGCTGATACAGGAGAAGGAAGTGATGGCGGAATCGAAATTTACGAAGAAGAGGAGGGAGGCGAAAGCAGCAAAGCGGGTCACCGTCGTGCCTATCGAGAGCGACGTCATCTCGGAAGCTTCAAGTCCGATTTCAGTTCTCGACCTCGATGAGTGTGTTAATGAGCTAGGAACTAGCACTGCACAAG AGGACAAGGATTATAATGTGAATTCGAGTCCCAAAAACAATTCTTCACCGCCCAGAATGTTCCTGCAACCTGCTCGAGTTTCGGATCCTTTTGAGAGAAGAGGAAGTTCCGCAAAACAGATCTATGATCCAGTCAGCTCAACTGCTTATCCAGAGACCGAGTATTGTTTGTCAGTAGCCGTGGAGGTCTACCGGTTGACAGAAGAAGACATCGTCAAGAACTCGAACTGGGTTAATCTTAATGGCAAAGCCGAACATTTCTGCGAGTTGTATGAAGAAATCTCTGCAACAATTGAGCATCAAGTCCTGGATCTGGTACTGGAACAATTGGTGGGCGATCTCTGTGCAACATAA